A region from the Halosolutus gelatinilyticus genome encodes:
- the gcvH gene encoding glycine cleavage system protein GcvH — protein MSFETPEDRRYLESHEWALETNGVVRVGITDFAQDELGDVVFVELPDEGDAVTQEEEFGVIESIKAVSDLYAPVSGEVVSINETLFDSPELVNDDPFGEGWMLEIEPDDAAEIDDLLSPDEYESQIA, from the coding sequence ATGAGCTTCGAAACCCCCGAGGACCGACGGTATCTAGAATCGCACGAGTGGGCGCTCGAGACCAACGGCGTCGTCCGCGTCGGCATCACCGATTTCGCGCAGGACGAACTGGGCGACGTCGTCTTCGTCGAACTCCCCGACGAGGGCGACGCGGTCACGCAAGAGGAAGAGTTCGGCGTCATCGAGTCGATCAAGGCGGTGTCGGACCTCTACGCGCCCGTCAGCGGGGAGGTCGTCTCGATCAACGAGACCCTGTTCGACTCGCCGGAACTCGTCAACGACGATCCGTTCGGCGAGGGCTGGATGCTCGAGATCGAGCCCGACGACGCGGCCGAGATCGACGACCTGCTCTCCCCCGACGAGTACGAGTCCCAGATCGCCTGA
- a CDS encoding helix-turn-helix domain-containing protein → MGGRGPKQELAEKIAGEITLSDDPGATLRKWRTDFDVSQTDLAAEIDVSSSVISDYESGRRESPGIGVVSRLVDGLLAIDERRGGDRIRQYGRVLSAGFESDVVLDLREYATSIPLHRLYDRIDATQITAGTTDRISGHTVIDSIEAITRLSSEEFFRLYGQSTNRVLVFTNVTRGEGVGIALRVVNPTPNAVILHGLEEDELWDHAQDLARIDGYALAVTTAPLDELLDELVAIE, encoded by the coding sequence ATGGGCGGACGCGGGCCGAAACAGGAACTCGCAGAGAAGATCGCCGGGGAGATCACGCTGAGCGACGACCCCGGCGCAACGTTGCGCAAGTGGCGAACGGACTTCGACGTCTCGCAGACGGACCTCGCGGCGGAGATCGACGTCTCTTCGTCGGTCATCTCCGACTACGAGAGCGGACGCCGGGAGAGTCCCGGAATCGGCGTCGTCAGCCGGCTCGTCGACGGATTGCTCGCGATCGACGAACGCCGCGGCGGCGATCGGATTCGCCAGTACGGGCGCGTGCTGTCGGCCGGGTTCGAGAGCGACGTCGTCCTCGATCTCCGGGAGTACGCGACGTCGATCCCCCTGCACCGACTGTACGATCGGATCGACGCGACCCAGATCACCGCCGGCACGACCGATCGGATCAGCGGCCACACGGTCATCGACAGCATCGAGGCGATCACCCGCCTCTCGAGCGAGGAGTTCTTCCGACTGTACGGACAGAGCACGAACCGCGTGCTGGTGTTCACCAACGTCACCCGCGGCGAGGGCGTCGGGATCGCGCTCCGGGTCGTCAACCCGACGCCTAACGCCGTGATCCTTCACGGCCTCGAAGAGGACGAACTGTGGGATCACGCGCAGGATCTCGCCCGCATCGACGGCTACGCACTGGCCGTGACGACCGCTCCGTTAGACGAGTTGCTCGACGAACTCGTCGCGATCGAGTGA
- a CDS encoding ArsR/SmtB family transcription factor, with translation MDDESSIEEILNTIGDKHARTVLASISREPGSAKELAERLDLSQPTIYRRLELLAENDLIKDRTLVADDGNHYKEYRCNFNSTVISLEDDEYDVRIFREENLPDRFSQLWDELNVN, from the coding sequence ATGGACGACGAATCGTCGATCGAGGAAATTCTCAACACGATCGGGGACAAACACGCTCGAACCGTCCTCGCCTCGATCAGCCGCGAGCCGGGTTCGGCGAAGGAACTCGCGGAACGCCTCGATCTGTCCCAGCCGACGATCTACCGACGCCTCGAACTCCTCGCGGAGAACGACCTCATCAAGGACCGCACCCTCGTCGCCGACGACGGGAACCACTACAAGGAGTATCGGTGTAACTTCAACAGTACGGTCATCTCGCTGGAAGACGACGAGTACGACGTTCGAATCTTCCGCGAAGAGAACCTTCCGGACCGCTTTTCACAGCTCTGGGACGAACTCAACGTCAACTAG